ATCTCTTCTAGTTCAGGATAGCGCTCTTTACCGACGAGGGTTGTGGCAGTGTGTATTGGATAGGCGTTGATGACCGCTACGCTCTTCTTCGAGAGGAAGCGCGCGTTCCTCAAAGCCTCTGCTGGTTCGAGGGCGAGCATTAAATCGGCTTCCCCTTCCTCTATGAGGGGCGAATAAACCTCCTCACCAAAGCGGAGGTAGCTGAGGACGCTTCCGTAGCGCTGGCTCATCCCAAGGGTTTCGCCGATCCTTACGTTATAACCCTCGTGCATGGCCGCGTTGCCCACTATCCTCGATAGGGTCAAACCTCCCTGGCCGCCGACACCGGTTATTATGAGGTTGAACTCCATCTCCATCACCGCATATTGTTGGAACTGGGCAATAAAAACCTAAGCCCGGGAAAATATTTAAACTCCGGAACCAACTCAGTAACATGTCCTTCGAGAAGTACTATGAGGCGTTCAAGGCATAGCATACAGTGACATTTGCTCGGACGAGTACAGGAAGAGGATCGAGACACTCGAACCCCTTCTGATGAAGCACATGCCCTCCAGGGGAAAGGCCCTAGACCTTGACTGCGGGGCCGGCGGCTTCTCGTTTCTCCTTGAGGATCTCGGCTTTCAGGTCGTGGGATTGGACTCAAGCGAGGCTATGCTCGAGAGAGCCCGGGAGTTCGCCAGGGACAAACGCTCGAAAGTCGAGTTCGTCAAGGGGGACGCAAGGGAGCTTCCCTTTGAGGACAACAGCTTCGACTACGTGCTCTTCATAGACAGTCTCGTTCACTTCAAGCCGCAGGAACTGAACCAGGTCTTCAAAGAGATCGCACGGGTTTTAAAGCCCGGTGGGAGGTTTATACTCCAGTTCACTGACCTCAGGGAACTCCTCCCGGTCCTGATTAACGGAACCGTCGTTGGGGCCGAGTACTGGATCAGCAGGGTTTTAACGGACGAAGAGGAGAAGACGGCGGTAATAGAATTCCAGAGCGAGAAGGAGAGCTTCAGGGTGCGCTTCAACGTCTGGGGGAAGACGGCGGTTGAGCTTCTCGCAAAGCTCTACTTCAGGCAGATCCACAGCGAGAACCTCAACGAGCATACCTATTTCCAGGTCTACGTGCCGAAAAAATGAATAGATCAGGCCTCCATGCGGAGGCGTCCTATAACAAATTCTCTCTTCAGGGAAGCGAGGAAAGGCGCAAGCCTCGGGCCGCGGTCCTTGCCGATGAAGACGTTGTAGAGAGCTTTGAACCACTTCTTGCTCGGGATTCCGCGCTTCTTGGCGGCGTCGAAGATAACGTTGTTGAGTTCATCGACGGTGAACCTCTCGTTCTTCTCGAGCCATTCTGCCACTTCGAGCATCGCCTCCCTGATTTCCGGCTCAAGCTCAATCTCTGGTGGCCTTTCGAGCAGGCTGAATTTCACATCCTCGGGAGCGTACTTCTCGACCCAGTTTTTAGCTAAGCGAATGCGGAGCTTAATTCTCTCGATGTCTTCCTTGCTAAGCTCCTCCGGAACGTGTCCCTGCTCCTGGAGGATTCTGATTATGCCCTCCTCGTCGAGGTGAGGCATCTGAACGAGCGTTACAAGGAAGCGGAAGGGTGCCTGAGCGGTCAGTTTCTCGGGAACCTTCGGCATGGAAAGCTCATATGTTCTCTTGAGTTCCTCTTCCTCTTCGGAGTTTTTAGCCTTCTCAAGGCCGAAGTAGATGCGCTCAACCTTGTCGAACTCGTCGTAGAGGTTGAGAAGACCTAAACCGAGGTCAATCTTAAGCTCCTTGTTCGGCCTCGCCTTCGCGTAGATGAAGCGGATTATTCCCGGCTCGAGAACCTCGTAGAGGTCACTGAGGAGGATAACGTTGCCCTTTGAGCCACTCATCTTGCCCTTCTGCCCCTTGATTCCAACGAACTCGTACATGAGGTCTATCGGGGCCTTCCAGCCGAAGACCTTCTCCACTATCTCCCTGCCGGTGTCGTAGGAGCCTCCAGCCGCCAAATGGTCCTTTCCTGCGGGCTCGAAATCAACTTTGAAGTGCGCCCACCTCATCGGCCAGTCAACGCGCCACCTAAGTTTAACGTTGCCCTCGCGGATGTCGGTCTCGCCTTCCCTACCGCAGTGGGGGCACCTGTAGGAGACCTTCCACTCACCGTCCCAGCTTACGAAGTCAGCCTCTTTCCTGCAGTGAGGACAGTAGACCATAACCGGCTGCCAGCTATCCTCCAACGGGGGCTGCTTGGCTCTCTCGCGGTACTTGTCGAGGATGGCCTTTATCTCATCACGCTTTTGAAGGGCGAGCTTCACCTCCTCCGCGTACTCGCCGCTCTTGTACAGCTCATAGGCGTGGAGGAAGTCAGCCTCGATGCCGAGCCTGGAGATCTCTTCCTCAAAGAGGGCCATGAAGTGCTCGGCGTAGCTGTCGTGGCATCCCCAGGGATCCGGAACCTCGCGGACTGGCTTTGTGAGGTGTTCCTTCCACTCCGCTGGAACGTTCTTCGGGACCTTCCTGAAGCGGTCGTAGTCATCCCACATGTGGATGTGGCGAACCTTCTTGCCCCTGTCCCTGAGGGCGTGGCCGACTATGTAAGCGGTAAAGAACTCCCTAAAATTGCCTATGTGAACGTAACCGCTCGGAGTAATGCCACTCTCGACGACATACTCCTCCTTGTCGCCCCTTTCCCGGATTATCCTCTCTGCCATATAGTCTGCCCAGTGAACCATTCTCACCACCGCGCTTAGCTCTGTCCAGGTCCTTTTAAGCTTAAGCTCGGCCATTGGTAACGATTCGTGGAGGGAAAATTTTATAAGCACAGATGGTAAAAACTACTTCAGAAAGTAAGGAGGCATCCCTATGGAGGTTGAACTAGAGAGGATGCAAACCTTCTTTCCGGCGTCGCTCGAAATACAGGAAGAGCTTCTGAAGGCAGGCTTTAAGGTCCCCTACGACAAGGAAACGGGGAGGAAAACGCCAGTTCCGGTCGTGGTGAGCTCGAGGGAAGAGAGAAAGCTAAGAAGGAACAGACTGCTAAAGGCGAAGGACTTTAAGAGCGATGGAAAGTTTGCTCTGGTGCCCGGAGAGAGGACAATTATGGAGATGGAGCTTACAGAGAAGGGATTCCTGATACTGAGGCCGAAGCCCCTCGAATACCATCTTGAAGAGATGGGATTCGTCTCGGTCCCGCCGAGGATATGGGGGACGTGGGCGAGCTTCTCGATACCGTTCTCGTTCTACGAAACGCTGACAGACTTTTTGAGCGAGTTCAGAAGGGAGGAGACCAACGGCCTCTACCTCGCCTCCCGCGGGGCAGGGAGGAGGATAGAGGTCTACGCCTACAAGGGGAGGACCAGAAAAGATCTTGGAATTCCCGTCTTCGGCTACGCCCTCGGCCTGCACGGCCTTACACTTGCGAACGAATACCTCCGCGAGAAAGCTGAGGAGAACGGCGTTCCGGAGGAGAGGCTCCGCTACCTCAAGCTGGGTCTCAGAAAGAAGAAGGAGACCAAAGCGGGTCTGAAGGTTGGAGTAGTTTGGGAGAACGGGAAGCCGAGCGAGATAACGCTGAAGCTCTCAACTACAGAGCCGAGGGTTAAGATCCAGGGGCTTTATGGGGAGCTCATAGGGAAGTCGCGCGGAGAACTGACGAGAACCGACGACTGGTATGTTGTAGTCCATGCGGAGGACTTTGCGGGTGCACTCCACAAGGTGATGACGGCTTTCGGGTAAAGATATATAACTCCCAACCCCCTCTTTTATTTTTGGTGAAATCGATATGATCAACACTTCCTGGGCAGTTACAATAGGCGTGCTCTTTATCATCGGCACCATCGCCTTCACGAAAAAGATCGGGCCGGAATGGGCATGGATCAACAGGAAGCTGATACATCTCAGCGTCGTGCCCGCGATACTGATGTTCTACTGGGGGTTTATCCCCAGGTGGGTTTTCAGTGGGGCAGCATTCCTCATTGGTTTAATCCAGCTGTGGCCTCACCTGAGGAAAAGGGAACTGAGCTGGTACCAGATAGGGCACAACTACGGTGAGGTCTTCTTTGCTCTCTCGGCATCTGTTATTTCAGCCACACTCCCGATTGAATACGCTACCGCTCTGCTGCTTGCGATGGCGATAAGCGACGGGGTTACAGGAATAATAAGGCACTACTACTTCAGAAAGAACGGGTTCAATGTGAAGCTCAAGAAACACTGGACCGGAAGCTTGGGCTACTTTGTCACGGCGGTTATAATAGCGTTCATTTTCCTCAACGCGGGGACAGTTGAAAAAATAGGATGGGCAGCTATGCTGACCCTCGCAGAGTACCAGCGCTTGCTCGACGACAACTTGGCCGTTCCCATCGTCGGAGGTTTGCTTTTCCTCCTTTATTGAGCCCACCTGACCTTGAGGCTGTCCTTTTTCACCTTCTCAAACTCGGCAACGAGAGCTTTTCCTGTCCTCTCCATAAAGTCCTCGACGTCGGTGATGCCGAGCTCTTTGAGGCCGATGGCATCGACGCCCTCTGGAATTCCTTTAGCCTCGACGTTTATCCCTATGTGAATCTTGACACTCACGGGTGAAACAGTAGCTATAGAGATGCTGAGCTTCTTGCCGTTCACGTAGATGTCATCGCCCTTTCTGCTTGTTTTCACGCCGTATTCCTCAAGAACCTCGCAGAGTTTCGCTATGAAGAGCTTCTGGAGCGTCGAGGCAAAGAGCGTGTTTACAAGGTCGAAGACCTCGATTATGTAGTGCACCATGTCGTCGCTCTTGATCTCCTTGCTCTGGCGGAGATCCTCTATGTCTATCATCTCCTCGACTTTGACGTCACACTTGCCGCGAAAGACGACAAGAGAGTTGCCAAGGATTCCGAAGTTCCTATAGACCCAGTGGCTCTGGATGGCCGAGCCGTCGTAGTCGATGCGCTTATCCTTAACGACCAGTAGTTCCATTACGATCACCCCATCTTTTCAAGAAGTTCCCGGAGTTCTTCAAAAGACTTTACATCAACCCACATGTGGATAAAGTCGACCTCTGGAAGAGTCATCTTAATCTCGTCCACGTGAAGCTCCCTGTCGTCCACGTAGATAACGTCCTCAACAGTATAGCCAATTGAAGTCAGTTCCTCAAGGGTTCTCCGTATCATGTCGGCCTTGTTGGGATGGCCCTCAATTTTGGGGAAGGTGAAGTAGTCCCAGAGACCAAAACCTTCGAGAATAGGTCTCACTTTCTCCTCGACGTTCCAGCTGGCTATCGTCAGAATAAAGCGCCAGCTGGCCCACTCAAGGAACTCGCGGACGCCGGGGAACAGGCGGAGCTCTTCCCCGTAAGCGTCGGTCAGATAATCGCCGTGGAACTCATAGGGTGGAGTGAGTCTAGAGGCATCCCCATGATCCCACAACGTTCCGTCGAGGTCGAGGACAAGAAGACGCATAGGCATCACAAGAAAAGCTCCGCTGGCAGGGTTTTAACGGTTATGGCACGAAAACATCATGATTATCATGTTTGACTGTTTTAGAAGATGCAAGCACAATGAGACAGAACAGGTAGGATTCAAGGGCCAGGACCGTGCACAGGCCGATTGACCTATCAAATGCCCAGCCCCCCTTTCAGGGACAGAAACCTCGGGCTGTTGGGAGCGGCAGACTGAACGGGTCGGTTTCCCTTCCCGCTTACATCCCCGCCCCATCAAACGGGTCTTCTTCCCGAGCCCTCGTCCCAGGCAAAGGACCGGTCGCCCGACCCCCTGCGCCTGGGAGTGGGTGCCTATTTTCGGGGACCGCTTCGGCCTTAGATGCTTTCAGGCCTTATCGGACGCGGCGTAGCTGCCCGGCTGTGCCCTGTAGGACAACCGGTAGACCAGAGGCCGCGGCTCCCTGTTCCTCTCGTACTGGGGGAGCCTTCCCCTCAGGCACCCAGCACCTCCGGTAGATAGCATCCGACCTGTCTCACGACGGTCTAAACCCAGCTCACGTTCCCCTTTAATGGGTGAACACCCCCACCCTTGGCCCCTGCTGCAGGGCCAGGATGGGAAGAGCCGACAGCGAGGTAGCAAGCCTCGGGGTCGATATGGGCTCTCGCCCGAGACGACTCTGTTATCCCCAGGGTAGCTTTTCTGTCATCCCTGGCCCCCACCGGGGAGGCACAGGGGTTCGCTAGGCCACGCTTTCGCGGCTGGACCCGCCTCTGTTACGGGTCCAGTCAGGCCGGCTTTTGCCCTTGCACTCTACGGCGGATTCCTGACCCGCCTGAGCCGACCTTAGGGCACCCTCGATACCTTTTCGAGGGTGTGCCGCCCCAGCCAAACTGCCCACCTACCGCTGTCCCCCCATTGGGGGTTAGCCATACGGCAGGGAGTGGGCGGTGTCTCATGGACGGCTCCACCCGCCCCGGAGGACGGGCTTCGACGCCTCCCGCCTACGCTGCGCACCCCCCGCCGTATGGCAACGGCAGGCTGCAGTAAAGCTCCATGGGGTCTTCGCTTCCCACCGGAGGTCCCAGGCATATGCGCCTGGCAGTGGTTTCGCCGGGCCCCAGCCGGGGACAGTGGGGACCTCGTTACGCCATTCATGCAGGTCGGCATTTAACCGACAAGGAATTTCGCTACCTTAAGAGGGTTATAGTTACCCCCGCCGTTTACCGGTGCTTCACCCGGTTGGACCCGGGCTTCACATACCGGCACTGGGCAGGCGTCGGCCCCAGTACAAACCCTTTCGGGCTAGCTGGGACCTGTGTTTTTACTAAACAGTCGGGCCCCCCTAGTCACTGCGACCTGC
The sequence above is drawn from the Thermococcus pacificus genome and encodes:
- a CDS encoding indolepyruvate oxidoreductase subunit beta — translated: MEFNLIITGVGGQGGLTLSRIVGNAAMHEGYNVRIGETLGMSQRYGSVLSYLRFGEEVYSPLIEEGEADLMLALEPAEALRNARFLSKKSVAVINAYPIHTATTLVGKERYPELEEIKEAIGKICPVHMANFQEEADKINPRTLGVLMLGYAFGKGLIPLRKESIYEGIKETLREKLWEVNFRAFERGIELAGE
- the lysS gene encoding lysine--tRNA ligase, with translation MVHWADYMAERIIRERGDKEEYVVESGITPSGYVHIGNFREFFTAYIVGHALRDRGKKVRHIHMWDDYDRFRKVPKNVPAEWKEHLTKPVREVPDPWGCHDSYAEHFMALFEEEISRLGIEADFLHAYELYKSGEYAEEVKLALQKRDEIKAILDKYRERAKQPPLEDSWQPVMVYCPHCRKEADFVSWDGEWKVSYRCPHCGREGETDIREGNVKLRWRVDWPMRWAHFKVDFEPAGKDHLAAGGSYDTGREIVEKVFGWKAPIDLMYEFVGIKGQKGKMSGSKGNVILLSDLYEVLEPGIIRFIYAKARPNKELKIDLGLGLLNLYDEFDKVERIYFGLEKAKNSEEEEELKRTYELSMPKVPEKLTAQAPFRFLVTLVQMPHLDEEGIIRILQEQGHVPEELSKEDIERIKLRIRLAKNWVEKYAPEDVKFSLLERPPEIELEPEIREAMLEVAEWLEKNERFTVDELNNVIFDAAKKRGIPSKKWFKALYNVFIGKDRGPRLAPFLASLKREFVIGRLRMEA
- a CDS encoding PhoI; protein product: MEVELERMQTFFPASLEIQEELLKAGFKVPYDKETGRKTPVPVVVSSREERKLRRNRLLKAKDFKSDGKFALVPGERTIMEMELTEKGFLILRPKPLEYHLEEMGFVSVPPRIWGTWASFSIPFSFYETLTDFLSEFRREETNGLYLASRGAGRRIEVYAYKGRTRKDLGIPVFGYALGLHGLTLANEYLREKAEENGVPEERLRYLKLGLRKKKETKAGLKVGVVWENGKPSEITLKLSTTEPRVKIQGLYGELIGKSRGELTRTDDWYVVVHAEDFAGALHKVMTAFG
- a CDS encoding diacylglycerol/polyprenol kinase family protein encodes the protein MINTSWAVTIGVLFIIGTIAFTKKIGPEWAWINRKLIHLSVVPAILMFYWGFIPRWVFSGAAFLIGLIQLWPHLRKRELSWYQIGHNYGEVFFALSASVISATLPIEYATALLLAMAISDGVTGIIRHYYFRKNGFNVKLKKHWTGSLGYFVTAVIIAFIFLNAGTVEKIGWAAMLTLAEYQRLLDDNLAVPIVGGLLFLLY
- a CDS encoding DUF366 family protein; amino-acid sequence: MELLVVKDKRIDYDGSAIQSHWVYRNFGILGNSLVVFRGKCDVKVEEMIDIEDLRQSKEIKSDDMVHYIIEVFDLVNTLFASTLQKLFIAKLCEVLEEYGVKTSRKGDDIYVNGKKLSISIATVSPVSVKIHIGINVEAKGIPEGVDAIGLKELGITDVEDFMERTGKALVAEFEKVKKDSLKVRWAQ
- a CDS encoding magnesium-dependent phosphatase-1 — translated: MRLLVLDLDGTLWDHGDASRLTPPYEFHGDYLTDAYGEELRLFPGVREFLEWASWRFILTIASWNVEEKVRPILEGFGLWDYFTFPKIEGHPNKADMIRRTLEELTSIGYTVEDVIYVDDRELHVDEIKMTLPEVDFIHMWVDVKSFEELRELLEKMG